A window of the Brassica oleracea var. oleracea cultivar TO1000 chromosome C1, BOL, whole genome shotgun sequence genome harbors these coding sequences:
- the LOC106302495 gene encoding early nodulin-like protein 1 codes for EIFIFDEGFKYKKDSVLVVSEDEYKECKATKPQLYSNNQDTVFKLDRPGLFYFISGVSGQCEKGQKMIIKVMETESSPDSPSPSSSFSSLSASTHKKSSALKTAVQFTSSSFVVLIVSVLVWH; via the coding sequence GAGATTTTTATTTTTGATGAAGGTTTCAAATACAAGAAAGACTCAGTATTGGTGGTGTCAGAAGACGAGTACAAGGAATGCAAGGCAACTAAACCGCAACTCTATTCCAACAACCAAGACACGGTTTTCAAACTAGACCGTCCCGGTTTGTTTTACTTCATTAGTGGTGTCTCGGGTCAGTGTGAAAAGGGTCAGAAGATGATCATTAAAGTCATGGAGACCGAGTCTTCCCCAGATTCTCCTTCTCCTTCCTCTTCTTTTTCCTCTCTTTCGGCTTCAACTCACAAGAAGAGCAGTGCATTGAAAACTGCTGTCCAGTTCACTAGTTCCAGCTTTGTGGTTCTTATTGTTTCGGTTTTGGTTTGGCATTAG